In Rariglobus hedericola, the following proteins share a genomic window:
- the aroC gene encoding chorismate synthase, producing MPNSFGHLFRITTWGESHGPGIGVVIDGCPPLLPITAEEIQAELDRRRPGQSDITTPRKEADVVEILSGVYEGKTTGTPIGLFVRNTDQRSSAYNEMKAAFRPSHADFTYQTKFGVRDPNGGGRSSARETIGRVAAGAFARKILALAHGIETRAYVTRIHDISMPAVTSATAFPSLAEVEASAVRCPDPATAAAMIARIKDVRSHGDSVGGVIECRIRNVPVGLGEPVFDRLEADLAKAMLSLPATKGFEIGSGFEGTLQKGSEHNDLFETRDGRVRTITNRSGGVQGGISNGEEIVFRVGFKPTATILQPQQTVDLEGNATELMGKGRHDPCVVPRAVVIVEAMAALVLLDHAMRQSAQNRTFEFPTE from the coding sequence ATGCCCAATAGTTTCGGACATCTTTTTCGTATTACCACCTGGGGTGAAAGCCACGGCCCCGGCATCGGTGTGGTTATTGATGGTTGCCCGCCGCTTCTGCCGATCACGGCGGAGGAAATCCAGGCGGAGCTCGATCGCCGCCGTCCGGGCCAGAGCGACATCACCACGCCGCGCAAAGAAGCTGACGTCGTGGAGATTTTGTCGGGTGTGTATGAAGGCAAGACCACCGGCACACCGATCGGGCTGTTTGTGCGCAACACCGACCAGCGGTCCAGCGCCTACAATGAGATGAAGGCGGCGTTTCGTCCGTCGCATGCGGATTTTACCTATCAAACTAAGTTCGGCGTGCGTGATCCCAATGGCGGCGGACGCAGCTCGGCCCGCGAGACCATTGGTCGCGTGGCGGCGGGTGCGTTTGCCCGCAAAATCCTCGCGCTGGCCCATGGCATCGAGACGCGGGCGTATGTGACGCGCATTCATGATATTTCCATGCCTGCGGTGACGTCCGCGACGGCGTTTCCCTCGCTGGCCGAGGTCGAGGCGAGCGCGGTGCGTTGTCCCGATCCGGCCACAGCTGCGGCGATGATCGCGCGCATCAAAGACGTGCGCAGCCACGGTGATTCGGTGGGTGGCGTGATCGAGTGCCGGATTCGCAACGTGCCGGTGGGACTTGGCGAACCGGTGTTTGACCGCCTTGAGGCCGATCTGGCCAAGGCGATGCTCTCCTTGCCCGCGACGAAGGGCTTTGAAATCGGCAGCGGTTTCGAGGGCACGCTGCAAAAAGGCTCCGAGCACAACGACCTCTTTGAAACCCGTGACGGACGCGTGCGCACGATCACCAACCGCTCCGGCGGCGTGCAAGGCGGCATCAGCAACGGTGAAGAGATCGTGTTTCGCGTGGGCTTTAAACCCACCGCCACGATCCTCCAGCCGCAGCAGACCGTGGATCTCGAAGGCAACGCGACCGAGCTCATGGGCAAGGGCCGCCACGACCCCTGCGTGGTGCCGCGCGCCGTGGTGATCGTCGAGGCGATGGCCGCGCTCGTCTTGCTCGATCATGCGATGCGCCAGTCGGCCCAAAATCGCACGTTTGAGTTTCCGACCGAATAA
- a CDS encoding bifunctional 4-hydroxy-2-oxoglutarate aldolase/2-dehydro-3-deoxy-phosphogluconate aldolase, with the protein MKKDAILSKFKAEKVIALIRAESADGLLDCAKALADGGLTSIELTMTTPGAIRVLEKVTAELPDFVFGLGTVLDAETARMGILAGAKFIVTPALRPDVITLCKRYSVPIFSGAFTPTEIVAAWEAGADAAKVFPAEFFGPNYIKSIKAPLPQIELVPTGGVTAENLGDFLKAGAFATAAGSSLVDAKSLKEKNWAAITARAKAFVAAAAAAGVK; encoded by the coding sequence ATGAAAAAAGACGCCATTCTCTCTAAGTTCAAAGCCGAGAAAGTCATCGCCCTTATCCGCGCTGAATCAGCGGACGGCCTGCTTGATTGCGCCAAGGCCCTGGCCGACGGCGGTCTCACTTCCATCGAGCTCACCATGACGACCCCCGGCGCGATCCGCGTGCTGGAAAAAGTCACCGCCGAGCTTCCCGACTTCGTCTTCGGCCTCGGCACCGTCCTTGATGCCGAGACCGCCCGCATGGGCATCCTCGCCGGCGCGAAGTTCATCGTCACCCCCGCGCTCCGCCCCGATGTCATCACGCTGTGCAAACGTTACAGCGTTCCGATTTTCTCCGGCGCGTTCACTCCGACCGAGATCGTCGCCGCGTGGGAAGCCGGTGCCGACGCCGCCAAGGTCTTCCCCGCCGAGTTCTTCGGACCCAACTACATCAAGTCCATCAAAGCCCCGCTCCCGCAGATCGAGCTCGTGCCAACCGGCGGCGTGACTGCTGAAAACCTCGGTGACTTCCTCAAGGCCGGTGCCTTCGCGACCGCCGCCGGCAGCTCGCTGGTCGACGCCAAGTCGCTCAAGGAAAAGAACTGGGCCGCCATCACCGCCCGCGCCAAGGCCTTCGTCGCCGCGGCGGCCGCCGCCGGCGTCAAGTAA
- a CDS encoding hydroxypyruvate isomerase family protein: protein MNAPLQSFAWWCFSNRGVDADTLLAHAARIGYAGVDLLDETLWPLARHHGLRVACIAGHGTLRDGLNRPENAARIEAELRANIAKAAAHSIPVLVCFSGDRQGASDDEGLAVCADTLARVAPAAEAAGVTLAVELLNSRVDHPGYQADRTAWGVRVCEHVNSPAVKLLYDVYHMQIMEGDIIRTIARDHRWFAHYHTAGNPGRGDLNATQELNYPAILRAIARTGFQGYIGHEFLPAADPLAALTHAYTVTRDAFSEIH, encoded by the coding sequence TTGAACGCTCCGCTGCAATCCTTCGCCTGGTGGTGTTTTTCAAATCGCGGCGTCGATGCCGACACGCTCCTGGCCCACGCTGCCCGCATCGGCTACGCTGGGGTTGATCTGCTCGATGAAACGCTCTGGCCGCTCGCCCGCCATCATGGCTTGCGCGTCGCCTGCATCGCCGGTCACGGCACGTTGCGCGACGGCCTCAACCGCCCGGAAAACGCCGCCCGCATCGAGGCCGAATTGCGCGCCAACATCGCCAAAGCCGCCGCTCATTCCATTCCTGTGCTCGTGTGCTTCAGCGGGGATCGTCAGGGGGCGTCCGACGACGAAGGCCTGGCCGTATGTGCCGACACGCTCGCCCGTGTCGCTCCCGCGGCGGAGGCTGCCGGCGTCACGCTCGCCGTCGAGTTGCTCAACAGCCGCGTCGATCATCCGGGCTACCAGGCCGACCGCACGGCCTGGGGCGTGCGTGTCTGCGAACACGTGAACTCGCCCGCCGTGAAATTACTCTACGACGTCTATCACATGCAGATCATGGAGGGTGATATCATCCGCACCATCGCGAGAGATCACCGCTGGTTCGCGCATTACCACACCGCCGGCAATCCGGGTCGCGGCGACCTCAACGCAACGCAGGAACTCAACTACCCCGCGATCCTCCGCGCCATCGCCCGCACCGGTTTCCAAGGTTACATCGGCCACGAATTCCTCCCCGCCGCCGACCCACTCGCCGCACTTACGCACGCTTACACCGTGACCCGCGATGCCTTTTCCGAAATTCACTGA
- a CDS encoding acetylxylan esterase: MSLPHAFPFDPTGGYTPAQLLALRPVIDEPADFSDFWRATFDEAMAAPLDWSIKPSAHPSNATYEVFDIEFAGMLGNRIGGWLTKPRNETISRGLLIGHGYGGRDTPDLSPPVDGAATIQPVCTGLPTRSLHTSIPSQGGEHVAHGIAHRDTYVHRHCVMDHWRAISVLHEAVPESRSRTDYLGGSFGGGVGALTLPWDNRIQSAYLCVPSFGNHPLRLELPCSGSGETVRLLAQRQPEIRDVLAYFDAAIAAKHTRIPVFVSAAAFDPAVPPAGQYSVYHTLGGPKELYPLTAGHYDGYPGQSREELEIQSRLRRFFA, translated from the coding sequence ATGTCGCTTCCGCACGCCTTCCCCTTCGATCCCACCGGCGGTTACACGCCCGCTCAACTGCTCGCGCTGCGACCTGTCATCGATGAGCCGGCCGATTTTTCGGATTTCTGGCGCGCCACTTTCGACGAGGCCATGGCTGCTCCGCTGGATTGGTCCATCAAACCGTCTGCGCATCCGAGCAACGCTACTTATGAGGTTTTCGACATCGAGTTCGCCGGCATGCTCGGCAACCGCATCGGCGGCTGGCTCACCAAGCCGCGCAACGAAACCATCTCGCGCGGTCTGTTGATCGGCCACGGCTACGGCGGTCGCGATACACCCGACCTCTCTCCGCCCGTTGACGGCGCCGCCACGATTCAGCCCGTATGCACCGGCTTGCCCACGCGCAGCTTGCACACCAGCATTCCGTCGCAAGGCGGCGAACACGTGGCTCACGGCATCGCCCACCGCGACACCTACGTCCATCGCCACTGCGTAATGGATCACTGGCGCGCGATTTCCGTTCTGCACGAAGCCGTGCCCGAGTCCCGTTCGCGCACCGATTATCTCGGCGGCAGTTTTGGCGGCGGCGTGGGCGCCCTCACCCTGCCGTGGGACAACCGCATCCAGTCGGCTTACCTCTGCGTGCCCAGCTTTGGAAACCACCCGCTGCGCCTTGAACTGCCATGCAGCGGCAGTGGTGAAACGGTGCGTCTGCTCGCACAACGTCAGCCGGAAATCCGCGACGTGCTCGCGTATTTCGACGCCGCTATAGCCGCGAAACATACGCGCATTCCCGTCTTCGTATCCGCCGCCGCCTTCGATCCCGCCGTGCCGCCCGCCGGCCAGTATTCCGTCTATCACACGCTCGGCGGCCCCAAGGAACTTTATCCGCTCACAGCCGGCCACTACGACGGCTATCCGGGCCAGTCACGCGAAGAGCTGGAAATCCAATCACGCCTGCGCCGCTTCTTCGCCTGA
- a CDS encoding LysR family transcriptional regulator has product MTTILDSRKLLAFITLARVGSFTLAAHELHLTQSAISHAIKSLEQDLECRLFDRLGRRVTLTDPGHHLLDHANKIIAEMQSARADLAAMGK; this is encoded by the coding sequence ATGACGACCATTCTCGACAGCCGCAAGCTGCTCGCCTTCATAACACTTGCACGAGTTGGCAGTTTTACCCTGGCCGCTCATGAGCTTCACCTTACCCAGTCCGCCATCAGCCACGCCATCAAGTCCCTCGAACAGGATCTCGAATGTCGTTTATTTGATCGGTTGGGCCGTCGCGTGACGTTGACCGATCCCGGCCATCACCTGCTGGATCACGCCAACAAAATCATCGCCGAGATGCAAAGTGCGCGCGCCGACCTCGCCGCCATGGGTAAATAA
- the hrpA gene encoding ATP-dependent RNA helicase HrpA: MARPADNSPPAFRIDFPADLPISTRAAEIVDLIAAHQVIILAGETGSGKTTQIPKMCLAAGRGQRGAIACTQPRRVAALSVSKRVAEELNVEWGGPVGCKIRFDDRTSRNTVIKFMTDGMLLAEVQSDPMLRNYDTVILDEAHERSLNIDFLLGHLRNLRHQRPELKIIVTSATIDTEAFSKAFDDAPVVQVSGRTYPVEVIYAPLDEFGSDAAEGDERSAKSEALHYIDGTVEAVQRIVRESDSGDILVFLPAERDIRETTELLEGRRLPNTEIVPLFGRLSNSEQQRVFASSQRRKLILATNIAETSLTIPGIRYVVDTGLARISRYSPQARTRRLPIEAVAQSSADQRKGRAGRVSDGVCIRLYSEKDFNERPRFTQPEIQRANLADVILRMKAFGLGDIERFPFINMPAAKSIRAGYALLEEIGALDANANEAARQLTPLGRELARLPVDPTVGRMILQARAEKAVREVLIIASGLSIQDPRERPMEAREKADAAHRRFNHPDSDFLALLNIWDAYHDQFDRLSQAKLRRFCKDHFLSYTRMREWRDVHSQLLDVMEQRKDFQFTSVYDGLQPDKITDDKTAFASPGYRAIHRSILAGLLGNIATRDDENGGYKATHDRRVTLFPGSVLAVRDEKKSHPKRGDDARGKKENKTPRWIMSAEIMETSRLFARTSARLDPLWALDLGEHVVKVAHSEPFWNQDAGRVMVKQRTRLYGLELESRAVSYGKINPVHATELFIREGLVNDVITWPLDFIAHNRGVREDIENLLTRTRDSGYLNLDEGIYRFYASHLLPQTADDPVVSSVAELVDLVRERKGAEPHFLELQPDDLRDPEELQADTEAYPEAMPLQQSALPLAYAYKPGQADDGVTLDVPVRTAADLTPAALDWAVPGHLAAKVEHYLRALPKELRRDFVPLGDAARQLAKAAAQHSRLTAQRETLPEALATLIGERLKLKLDASVFAEDRPLPDHLRVRVRVVDDEGREICASRELPEIATAIAAHHREASVSVSREDPEAWRRARAKHEMNEQTEWKFGDVPARVHVCDLSGVAVYAFPGLKNGPGGGVLLRLFKTPEEAAASTAPALERMMEWQLTHQLACLHKDLKQLRELGALLATLGTTDTLREHAYIAVSRWLLSADRVKHLTASAFAAAVMKAKNDLQGLVPRLVDLLREVLALRQTLLVHPNPYRGQGPELTVLVPADFLRVTPYERLAHFPRYLKAMKIRADRWKQGQVKDSERMKQLAPFINVPELRWQVEELRVSLFAQELGTAEPVSVQKLERAVAELKQGGKSPAAAPVAETPVAKPRESTPLPVTTTKPKSPLKSFGSLDALFRK; this comes from the coding sequence GTGGCCCGCCCTGCCGACAATTCCCCGCCTGCCTTCCGCATCGACTTCCCCGCCGATCTGCCGATTAGCACGCGCGCGGCTGAGATCGTGGATCTGATCGCGGCCCATCAGGTGATCATTTTAGCGGGCGAAACCGGGTCGGGCAAAACCACGCAGATTCCCAAAATGTGCCTCGCCGCCGGGCGCGGCCAGCGGGGAGCCATCGCGTGCACGCAACCTCGCCGCGTTGCCGCGTTGTCGGTTTCGAAACGCGTGGCCGAGGAGCTCAACGTGGAGTGGGGCGGTCCCGTCGGTTGCAAAATCCGTTTCGACGACCGCACCAGCCGTAACACCGTCATCAAGTTCATGACCGACGGCATGCTCCTCGCCGAGGTGCAGAGCGACCCGATGCTGCGTAATTACGACACGGTCATCCTCGACGAAGCCCACGAGCGTTCACTCAACATCGATTTCCTCCTCGGTCACCTGCGCAACCTCCGCCACCAGCGGCCCGAGCTCAAAATCATCGTCACCTCCGCGACGATCGATACCGAGGCCTTTTCCAAAGCCTTCGATGATGCTCCCGTCGTCCAGGTTTCCGGTCGCACCTATCCGGTCGAGGTCATCTATGCGCCGCTCGACGAATTCGGCAGCGATGCGGCTGAGGGCGACGAACGCTCCGCCAAATCCGAAGCGCTTCACTACATCGACGGCACGGTCGAGGCGGTGCAACGCATCGTGCGTGAGAGCGATTCGGGCGACATCCTCGTGTTCCTGCCGGCCGAGCGCGACATTCGCGAAACCACCGAGCTCCTTGAAGGCCGCCGTCTGCCGAATACCGAGATCGTTCCACTCTTCGGGCGTCTCTCGAACAGCGAGCAGCAGCGCGTCTTCGCCTCCTCGCAGCGCCGCAAACTGATTCTTGCGACCAACATCGCCGAGACGTCGCTCACGATTCCGGGCATTCGTTACGTCGTCGATACCGGCCTCGCGCGCATCAGTCGCTATTCGCCGCAAGCCCGCACGCGCCGTCTGCCCATCGAGGCTGTCGCGCAATCCAGCGCCGATCAACGCAAGGGTCGCGCCGGTCGCGTGTCCGACGGCGTCTGCATCCGCCTGTATTCAGAAAAAGACTTCAACGAGCGCCCGCGTTTCACCCAGCCGGAAATCCAGCGCGCCAACCTCGCCGACGTGATCCTGCGGATGAAGGCGTTCGGCCTCGGCGACATCGAACGCTTTCCGTTCATCAACATGCCGGCGGCGAAATCCATCCGCGCCGGCTACGCGCTCCTCGAGGAAATTGGCGCGCTCGACGCCAACGCCAACGAAGCCGCGCGCCAGCTTACACCGCTCGGTCGCGAACTGGCGCGCCTGCCGGTTGATCCGACCGTGGGCCGCATGATTTTGCAGGCGCGTGCTGAAAAAGCCGTGCGTGAGGTGCTCATCATCGCTTCCGGCCTGAGCATTCAGGACCCGCGCGAGCGGCCGATGGAGGCCCGCGAAAAAGCCGACGCCGCGCACCGCCGTTTCAATCATCCTGATTCCGATTTTCTCGCGCTGCTCAATATCTGGGACGCCTACCACGACCAGTTCGACCGCCTCTCGCAGGCGAAGCTGCGCCGGTTCTGCAAAGATCATTTTCTCAGCTACACGCGCATGCGCGAGTGGCGGGACGTGCATTCGCAGCTTCTCGACGTGATGGAGCAGCGGAAGGATTTTCAGTTCACCTCGGTTTACGACGGACTGCAGCCGGACAAAATCACCGATGACAAAACCGCGTTTGCCTCGCCCGGTTACCGTGCGATCCATCGCAGTATTCTCGCCGGTCTGCTCGGGAATATCGCGACACGCGACGATGAGAACGGCGGTTACAAGGCCACGCACGACCGTCGCGTGACGCTTTTCCCCGGCTCGGTGCTTGCGGTGCGCGACGAGAAAAAATCCCACCCGAAGCGTGGTGACGACGCGCGTGGTAAAAAGGAAAACAAGACGCCGCGTTGGATCATGTCGGCCGAGATCATGGAGACCTCGCGACTCTTTGCTCGCACGTCGGCGCGGCTTGATCCGCTCTGGGCGCTCGATCTGGGCGAGCACGTGGTGAAGGTCGCGCACAGCGAACCATTCTGGAACCAGGACGCCGGCCGCGTGATGGTGAAACAACGCACGCGCCTTTATGGACTCGAACTCGAATCGCGCGCAGTGAGCTACGGGAAAATAAATCCCGTGCACGCGACCGAGCTTTTTATCCGTGAAGGCTTGGTCAACGACGTGATCACGTGGCCCCTCGATTTCATCGCGCACAATCGAGGCGTGCGCGAAGACATTGAGAACCTGCTCACGCGCACGCGTGACAGCGGCTACCTCAATCTCGATGAAGGGATATACCGGTTCTACGCGTCACACCTGCTGCCGCAGACCGCCGACGATCCCGTCGTTTCGTCGGTCGCTGAACTTGTCGATCTGGTGCGCGAGCGCAAAGGCGCCGAGCCGCATTTTCTGGAATTGCAGCCGGACGACCTGCGCGATCCCGAGGAGTTGCAGGCCGACACCGAAGCCTACCCCGAGGCGATGCCCTTGCAGCAAAGCGCGCTGCCGCTCGCCTACGCCTACAAGCCCGGCCAGGCCGACGATGGCGTCACGCTCGACGTGCCCGTGCGCACGGCTGCGGACCTCACGCCGGCCGCGCTCGATTGGGCGGTGCCCGGTCACCTCGCCGCGAAAGTAGAACATTATCTGCGCGCGCTGCCGAAGGAACTGAGACGTGATTTTGTGCCGCTGGGCGATGCGGCGCGTCAGTTGGCGAAGGCGGCGGCGCAACATTCGCGGCTCACTGCGCAACGTGAAACGCTGCCCGAGGCGCTGGCGACGTTGATTGGCGAACGGTTGAAACTGAAACTCGATGCGAGCGTGTTCGCCGAGGATCGTCCGCTGCCCGATCACCTTCGCGTGCGCGTGCGGGTGGTCGATGATGAAGGCCGGGAAATCTGCGCGAGCCGCGAGTTGCCCGAGATTGCGACGGCCATAGCGGCGCATCATCGCGAAGCCAGTGTAAGCGTATCGCGTGAAGATCCCGAGGCCTGGCGACGGGCGCGTGCGAAGCACGAGATGAACGAACAGACTGAATGGAAGTTTGGCGATGTGCCGGCGCGTGTGCACGTCTGCGATCTGTCGGGCGTGGCGGTGTATGCCTTCCCCGGATTAAAGAATGGTCCGGGTGGCGGCGTGTTGTTGCGACTTTTTAAAACGCCCGAGGAAGCCGCGGCTTCAACTGCGCCGGCGCTCGAACGTATGATGGAGTGGCAGCTCACCCATCAACTCGCATGTCTGCACAAAGACCTGAAGCAACTGCGCGAACTGGGTGCGCTCCTCGCGACGCTGGGCACGACTGATACGTTGCGTGAACACGCTTACATCGCGGTGAGCCGCTGGTTGTTGTCGGCGGACCGCGTGAAACATCTCACGGCCTCCGCGTTTGCCGCCGCCGTGATGAAGGCGAAAAACGATCTGCAAGGCCTCGTGCCGCGTCTGGTCGATTTGCTGCGTGAAGTTCTCGCGCTACGGCAGACGCTGCTGGTGCATCCGAATCCGTATCGCGGCCAAGGTCCTGAACTCACCGTGCTGGTGCCGGCAGATTTTCTGAGGGTGACGCCGTATGAACGGCTCGCGCATTTTCCGCGTTATTTGAAGGCGATGAAGATTCGCGCTGATCGTTGGAAGCAAGGTCAGGTCAAGGACAGCGAGCGCATGAAACAGCTCGCGCCGTTTATTAACGTGCCGGAGTTGCGCTGGCAGGTGGAAGAGTTGCGCGTGAGTTTGTTCGCTCAGGAACTCGGCACGGCCGAGCCGGTGTCGGTGCAGAAACTGGAACGCGCCGTCGCTGAATTAAAACAAGGTGGCAAATCGCCGGCCGCCGCACCCGTGGCCGAGACGCCGGTGGCCAAGCCGCGTGAATCCACGCCGTTGCCCGTGACGACGACCAAGCCGAAGTCTCCGCTGAAGAGCTTCGGATCGCTCGACGCGTTGTTCAGGAAGTAA
- a CDS encoding ABC transporter ATP-binding protein has translation MPAPLLDIRKLSILRDRTTLLSSIDWRVERGEHWAILGPNGCGKTSLLKALTGYLTPSSGEIELLGEHYGQSDWRDLRLQVGLVTSALQASVPPDEPALETVISGKYAQLDLWMKITPADHRAGMRLLRFTGAGKLATRLWGQLSQGERQRILIARALMAKPKLLILDEPCSGLDPVAREQFLHFIDALARQPKAPTLVLVTHHVEEITPAFTHALLLKAGRVAASGARRTTLTSKNLSTIFGTPVLLGHRDHRLHLRLPAREHGASFTS, from the coding sequence ATGCCGGCACCTCTTCTGGACATCCGAAAACTTTCCATCCTGCGCGACCGCACGACGTTGCTCAGCTCCATCGACTGGCGCGTGGAGCGCGGCGAACACTGGGCGATCCTAGGCCCCAATGGTTGCGGCAAGACGTCGCTGCTCAAAGCGCTTACCGGTTACCTCACGCCGAGCTCCGGCGAAATCGAACTGCTCGGCGAACACTACGGCCAAAGCGACTGGCGCGACCTGCGCCTGCAAGTCGGTCTCGTTACCAGCGCACTCCAAGCCAGCGTGCCGCCCGACGAACCCGCGCTCGAGACCGTCATCAGCGGCAAATACGCGCAGCTCGACCTGTGGATGAAAATCACTCCGGCCGATCACCGCGCCGGCATGCGGTTGTTGCGCTTCACCGGCGCGGGCAAACTCGCCACGCGGCTCTGGGGACAACTTTCACAAGGTGAACGCCAGCGCATCCTCATCGCCCGAGCACTCATGGCGAAACCCAAGCTGCTCATCCTCGACGAGCCATGCTCGGGCCTCGACCCCGTCGCGCGTGAACAATTTTTGCACTTCATCGACGCGCTCGCCCGCCAGCCCAAGGCTCCGACGCTCGTGCTCGTCACGCACCACGTCGAAGAAATCACTCCGGCTTTCACGCACGCGTTGTTGCTCAAGGCCGGCCGCGTCGCCGCGAGCGGAGCGCGCCGCACCACGCTCACCTCAAAAAATCTCTCCACGATTTTCGGCACGCCGGTGCTCCTCGGCCATCGCGATCACCGGCTGCATCTGCGCCTGCCGGCGCGCGAGCACGGTGCCTCGTTTACTTCCTGA
- a CDS encoding endonuclease/exonuclease/phosphatase family protein, whose amino-acid sequence MRKIFLLLAVAVSVPASWARPFSLVVYNVENLFDADGVAVYDDYQPSKYTPAHLTTKLTNITQVLSKVDKGVGPDIILFNEIEADQTPNSTVSDVPKWLEKYDKQKFSELLAQSPLPAELAGVPSEVWLQKALYDGGLRGYNVVSGDDKSGSIAIKCVIFSRFPVKRMRLHPTQSARPIVEAELDVEGYPLYVFNNHWKSGAGDPKTETDRRANAKTLRTRLDEILATDPNADIIIGGDLNSQYNQKKRYRDMKETGINDILGSQGNELAIRGKDRDLYNLWFELPSDARGSDVFKGEWGTLVHIILSRGLYDMRGVQYEDGSFAVMKIAGLNADSLGLPNRWKPFSATGSGFSDHFPLYARFRTVPDNRTDRWMPLTKPSTDEVSNTVAVDYARVDLFKTALKPAELPKDADMRDGTYTGKIFYISAKSYTNDKGHVKVKVNGQEYDVFSHTKEIRDDLREQAREGKTLQFYGELGTFKGAWQFVVQGKEWVK is encoded by the coding sequence ATGCGTAAAATTTTTCTTCTGCTCGCCGTGGCCGTTTCCGTGCCGGCTTCCTGGGCGCGTCCTTTCTCGCTGGTCGTTTATAACGTCGAGAATCTTTTCGATGCCGATGGCGTCGCGGTTTACGACGACTACCAGCCGTCCAAATACACGCCCGCGCACCTCACCACGAAGCTCACCAATATCACGCAGGTGCTCTCCAAGGTCGATAAAGGCGTCGGTCCCGACATCATTCTGTTTAACGAAATCGAGGCCGACCAGACGCCCAACAGCACCGTGAGTGACGTGCCCAAGTGGCTCGAAAAATACGACAAGCAAAAGTTCTCCGAGCTGCTCGCCCAATCTCCGTTGCCCGCCGAACTCGCAGGCGTGCCGTCCGAAGTGTGGCTGCAAAAGGCGCTCTACGATGGCGGCCTGCGCGGCTACAATGTCGTCAGTGGTGACGACAAGTCCGGCTCGATCGCGATCAAGTGCGTGATCTTTTCCCGCTTCCCCGTGAAGCGTATGCGGCTGCATCCGACGCAAAGCGCGCGCCCGATCGTGGAGGCCGAACTCGATGTCGAAGGTTACCCGCTCTATGTGTTCAACAACCATTGGAAATCCGGCGCGGGCGATCCGAAGACCGAGACCGACCGTCGCGCCAATGCGAAGACTCTGCGCACGCGACTCGATGAGATTCTCGCGACCGACCCGAATGCCGACATCATCATCGGTGGAGATCTGAACTCCCAATACAACCAGAAGAAGCGTTACCGCGATATGAAGGAGACGGGCATCAACGATATCCTGGGCTCGCAGGGCAACGAACTCGCCATCCGCGGCAAGGACCGTGATCTCTACAACCTCTGGTTCGAGCTTCCGTCCGATGCACGCGGCAGCGACGTGTTCAAGGGCGAGTGGGGCACGCTCGTTCACATCATTCTTTCGCGCGGCCTCTACGACATGCGCGGCGTGCAATACGAGGATGGCAGCTTCGCGGTGATGAAGATCGCCGGCCTGAATGCCGATTCACTCGGACTGCCCAATCGCTGGAAACCGTTTTCCGCAACGGGCAGCGGCTTCTCCGATCACTTCCCGCTTTATGCGCGGTTCCGAACGGTGCCCGACAACCGCACCGACCGCTGGATGCCGCTCACCAAGCCCAGCACGGATGAAGTCAGCAACACGGTCGCGGTGGATTACGCGCGCGTAGATCTCTTCAAAACCGCGCTCAAGCCCGCCGAGTTGCCCAAGGATGCCGACATGCGCGATGGCACTTACACGGGGAAGATTTTCTATATCTCCGCCAAGAGCTACACCAACGACAAAGGACACGTGAAGGTGAAGGTGAACGGCCAGGAATACGACGTCTTCAGCCATACGAAAGAGATTCGCGATGATCTCCGCGAGCAGGCGCGTGAGGGGAAGACACTGCAATTCTACGGTGAACTCGGCACGTTTAAGGGTGCTTGGCAGTTCGTCGTGCAGGGCAAAGAGTGGGTGAAATGA
- a CDS encoding Spx/MgsR family RNA polymerase-binding regulatory protein yields the protein MSGPLTVYTYANCDTCRRAVKWLRAQKIDFTEKPIRETPPTKAELHTMLARLGGAGSLRKLFNTSGVDYRAQKLGEKLPAMTEADAIALLAGNGNLVKRPFALGAGTGASGVGLVGFDEATWSAALS from the coding sequence ATGAGCGGACCGCTGACCGTCTACACCTACGCCAACTGTGATACCTGCCGCCGCGCCGTGAAGTGGCTGCGCGCCCAGAAAATCGACTTCACCGAGAAACCCATTCGCGAGACGCCGCCCACGAAAGCCGAGTTGCACACGATGCTCGCGCGTCTCGGTGGTGCGGGGTCGTTGCGAAAGTTGTTCAACACATCCGGCGTCGATTATCGTGCGCAGAAACTCGGCGAAAAACTTCCCGCGATGACCGAGGCCGATGCGATCGCGTTGCTCGCAGGCAACGGCAACCTCGTGAAGCGCCCGTTCGCGCTGGGTGCCGGCACGGGTGCGAGTGGCGTGGGGTTGGTCGGTTTCGATGAAGCGACGTGGTCGGCCGCGTTGAGCTGA